In the Clostridium beijerinckii genome, one interval contains:
- the trxA gene encoding thioredoxin, which produces MKIVDTNEFKNEIESGVTVVDFFATWCGPCKMLSPVLEGLSGEMEGKAKFIKVDIDQSLDLANEFQISSVPTMIIFKDGQKAEQLIGFLPKEKIQQVIESNL; this is translated from the coding sequence ATGAAAATAGTAGATACTAACGAATTTAAAAATGAAATAGAGAGTGGAGTTACAGTTGTAGATTTCTTTGCAACTTGGTGTGGACCTTGTAAAATGTTATCTCCAGTGCTTGAAGGATTATCAGGCGAAATGGAAGGAAAGGCTAAATTTATTAAAGTTGATATAGATCAAAGTTTAGACTTAGCGAATGAGTTTCAAATTTCAAGCGTTCCAACAATGATAATATTCAAAGATGGACAAAAAGCAGAGCAACTTATAGGATTTTTACCAAAAGAAAAAATTCAACAAGTAATTGAAAGTAATCTATAA
- a CDS encoding NAD(P)/FAD-dependent oxidoreductase: MSERYDIAIIGSGPAGLSAALNARIRKKNFIIFGNKELTSKLAKAHEINNYLGFYKKSGKELQEEFNKHLEEMDINITEERINNVYAMGDYFALMVNEKMYEATSVILATGVEYGKLFDGEERLLGKGVGYCATCDAPLYRGKVVTIVSYNKHEEEEANFIASIASKVNYIPMYKEKVEVDPSIEIINDTPVGIIGEDKVSKLKLKNSEIETDGIFILRDSISPGQLVPGLKIVDNHIEVDRLMRTSIKGCFAAGDIVGKPYQYIKSAGEGNIAALSAVSYVDSVSKK; the protein is encoded by the coding sequence ATGAGCGAAAGATATGATATAGCAATAATAGGAAGTGGACCTGCAGGTTTGTCAGCTGCATTGAATGCAAGAATAAGAAAAAAGAATTTTATAATATTTGGGAATAAGGAACTTACTAGTAAGCTTGCAAAAGCTCATGAAATAAATAATTATCTAGGCTTTTATAAAAAAAGCGGTAAAGAATTGCAAGAAGAGTTTAATAAACATTTAGAAGAAATGGATATAAATATAACTGAAGAGAGAATTAATAATGTATATGCCATGGGAGACTATTTTGCTTTAATGGTAAATGAAAAAATGTATGAAGCTACATCAGTAATATTAGCCACAGGTGTTGAATACGGAAAATTATTTGATGGAGAAGAAAGACTTCTTGGAAAAGGAGTAGGATATTGTGCAACTTGTGATGCTCCACTATATAGAGGAAAGGTAGTTACAATAGTTTCTTATAATAAGCATGAGGAAGAAGAGGCTAATTTTATTGCATCAATAGCATCTAAAGTAAATTATATTCCTATGTATAAGGAAAAAGTTGAGGTAGATCCTTCTATAGAAATTATAAATGATACACCAGTTGGAATTATAGGAGAGGATAAAGTAAGCAAGCTGAAGTTAAAGAATTCAGAAATTGAAACAGATGGTATTTTTATACTTAGAGATAGCATTTCTCCAGGGCAATTGGTACCAGGATTAAAGATAGTTGATAACCATATTGAGGTAGATAGATTAATGAGAACGAGTATCAAAGGATGTTTCGCAGCTGGCGATATTGTTGGAAAGCCATATCAATATATAAAGTCAGCTGGAGAAGGCAATATAGCCGCTTTATCGGCAGTAAGTTATGTTGATTCTGTTTCTAAAAAATAG
- a CDS encoding Crp/Fnr family transcriptional regulator has product MKNISEEQLEELEIFNSVSKSSLIKLKDFGEVKKYQPGNHLFRDKEEVSTLYVVLSGSISLYKLNENGNKRVIFILGRGKMINDVIIQDLPSSINCEIFEESYILSYDKYTFLKIMEDDFILTKNVMFSLAMKVRRLYRQLKNATGVVRMEKKLAAKLWKLSRDYGVKCEDGVTINMNISVTYLADLLGSKRETVSRSLKILLDNKLIKYENKKIKVIDQDKLSKFFKAP; this is encoded by the coding sequence ATGAAAAATATTTCTGAAGAACAGTTAGAGGAGTTAGAAATTTTTAATAGTGTTTCTAAATCATCTTTAATTAAGCTTAAGGATTTTGGAGAAGTTAAAAAGTATCAGCCTGGAAATCATCTTTTTAGAGATAAAGAAGAAGTATCTACTTTATATGTAGTATTAAGCGGAAGTATATCTCTATATAAATTAAATGAGAATGGAAATAAACGTGTTATATTCATTTTGGGTAGAGGTAAAATGATTAATGATGTTATCATACAAGATTTACCATCGTCTATAAATTGTGAGATATTTGAAGAGTCTTACATATTAAGTTATGACAAATATACATTTTTAAAGATTATGGAGGATGATTTTATCCTTACCAAGAATGTTATGTTTTCATTAGCTATGAAAGTAAGAAGATTGTATAGGCAGCTAAAGAATGCAACAGGTGTAGTAAGAATGGAAAAGAAACTTGCGGCAAAACTTTGGAAACTTAGCAGAGATTATGGAGTTAAGTGTGAGGATGGAGTAACTATTAATATGAATATAAGTGTAACATATCTAGCAGATTTACTTGGCTCAAAAAGAGAAACTGTATCCAGATCACTAAAAATACTTTTGGACAATAAATTAATTAAGTATGAGAATAAAAAAATTAAAGTAATTGATCAAGATAAATTATCAAAATTTTTTAAAGCACCGTGA
- a CDS encoding EFR1 family ferrodoxin (N-terminal region resembles flavodoxins. C-terminal ferrodoxin region binds two 4Fe-4S clusters.), protein MKIFYNTSTGNSLYVAKIVKESFKNCELVSMSKALKENKLEICEDIIGFIYPIHCSGLPIVVNEFISKLKINKDAYIFAIGVSGGGGANTSFVQINKLLKSNVKISNYCTIRYISNYIRAGRNPTKARAEETIKENESKIVDFIESVKRRDAKEINFKAGIGNLAYKIWKDFYRNKDRNFNVNEKCISCNMCKKVCPVDNIVIENNRPKWLGKCTDCMACINICPKEAINIGKSTIKKNRYLNPYIKREELI, encoded by the coding sequence ATGAAGATATTTTATAATACATCCACTGGTAATTCGTTGTATGTAGCAAAAATAGTAAAAGAAAGTTTTAAAAATTGTGAATTGGTATCTATGAGTAAGGCATTAAAAGAAAACAAGCTTGAAATTTGCGAAGATATTATTGGATTTATATATCCAATCCACTGTTCAGGACTACCAATTGTGGTTAATGAATTTATCTCAAAGTTAAAGATAAATAAAGATGCATATATCTTTGCAATTGGAGTTTCAGGAGGAGGAGGAGCAAATACTAGCTTTGTTCAAATTAATAAATTATTAAAAAGTAATGTTAAAATAAGTAATTATTGTACCATTAGGTATATTTCTAATTATATACGAGCAGGTAGAAATCCTACTAAAGCTAGAGCTGAGGAAACTATAAAAGAAAATGAAAGTAAGATAGTGGATTTTATAGAGTCAGTTAAGAGAAGAGATGCTAAAGAAATTAACTTTAAAGCTGGAATTGGAAATTTAGCATATAAGATATGGAAAGATTTTTATAGAAATAAAGATAGAAACTTTAATGTAAATGAGAAATGCATTAGTTGCAATATGTGTAAGAAAGTTTGCCCGGTAGATAATATCGTGATAGAAAATAATAGACCAAAATGGTTAGGAAAATGCACAGACTGTATGGCTTGTATAAATATATGCCCTAAAGAAGCAATAAATATAGGAAAGTCTACAATTAAAAAGAACAGATATTTAAATCCATATATAAAGAGAGAGGAATTAATATAG
- the hcp gene encoding hydroxylamine reductase — MDNKMFCFQCQEAAGCTGCTVKGVCGKTPDLAKMQDLLIYVTRGLSEVATKAREEGIVVSRAINTTVTMNLFTTITNANFDKEVFYGRVKDTLKIKEELLGKLANKESLSAAALYNAEARTDLEAKAETVGVLATENEDIRSLRELITYGLKGLSAYMKHANALGYEDENICAFMQKALSLTADNNVTIDEYIALTLETGKVGVDGMALLDKANTESYGNPEITKVNIGVGTNPGILISGHDLKDLEQLLIQTEGTGIDVYTHSEMLPAHYYPHLKKYSHLVGNYGNAWWKQPEEFESFNGPILMTTNCIVPPRDSYKGRLYTTGSAGYEGCTHIAADENGKKDFSVIIEQAKKCAAPTQIEEGEIVGGFAHNQVLALADKVVDAVKTGAIKKFFVMAGCDGRQKARSYYTDFAAALPKDTVILTAGCAKYKYNKLDLGDIGGIPRVLDAGQCNDSYSLAVIALKLKEVFGLEDINELPIAFNIAWYEQKAVIVLLSLLHLGVKNIHLGPTLPAFLSPNVANVLVENFGIGGITNVEDDMAMFLR; from the coding sequence ATGGATAATAAAATGTTTTGTTTTCAATGTCAAGAAGCAGCAGGATGTACAGGATGTACTGTAAAAGGTGTGTGTGGTAAGACTCCAGACCTTGCTAAAATGCAGGATTTATTAATATACGTGACTAGAGGTTTATCAGAAGTTGCAACAAAAGCTAGAGAAGAAGGTATCGTTGTATCACGAGCTATTAATACTACGGTAACAATGAATCTTTTCACTACTATAACTAATGCTAACTTTGATAAAGAAGTATTTTATGGAAGAGTAAAAGATACTTTAAAAATAAAAGAAGAATTATTAGGAAAATTAGCTAACAAAGAAAGCTTAAGTGCAGCTGCTTTATATAATGCAGAAGCAAGAACTGATCTTGAAGCTAAAGCAGAAACAGTTGGAGTATTAGCTACTGAAAATGAAGATATTAGAAGCTTAAGAGAGCTTATTACTTATGGATTAAAAGGACTATCAGCATACATGAAACATGCTAATGCTTTAGGATATGAAGATGAAAATATATGTGCATTTATGCAAAAAGCTTTATCATTAACTGCTGATAACAATGTAACAATAGATGAATATATAGCATTAACTTTAGAAACAGGAAAAGTTGGTGTTGATGGAATGGCTTTATTAGATAAAGCTAATACAGAAAGTTATGGTAATCCAGAAATAACAAAAGTAAATATCGGAGTTGGAACAAATCCAGGAATACTAATTTCAGGACATGACTTAAAAGACTTAGAACAATTATTAATACAAACAGAAGGAACAGGAATAGATGTTTATACACATTCTGAAATGTTACCAGCTCACTACTATCCACATTTAAAGAAATACTCACATTTAGTAGGTAACTACGGAAATGCATGGTGGAAACAACCAGAAGAATTTGAAAGCTTTAATGGACCAATACTTATGACTACAAACTGTATAGTTCCTCCAAGAGATAGTTACAAAGGAAGACTATATACTACTGGCTCAGCAGGTTATGAAGGATGTACTCATATTGCAGCTGATGAAAATGGAAAGAAAGATTTCTCTGTAATTATTGAACAAGCTAAGAAATGTGCAGCACCTACTCAAATTGAAGAAGGAGAAATTGTTGGTGGATTTGCTCATAACCAAGTATTAGCTTTAGCTGATAAAGTGGTTGACGCAGTAAAAACTGGAGCAATTAAGAAATTCTTCGTTATGGCAGGTTGCGATGGTAGACAAAAAGCTAGATCATACTACACAGACTTTGCAGCAGCTCTTCCAAAAGATACTGTTATATTAACAGCTGGTTGTGCAAAATATAAATACAACAAGTTAGATTTAGGAGACATAGGTGGAATTCCAAGAGTTTTAGATGCAGGACAATGTAATGATTCATACTCATTAGCAGTAATTGCATTAAAACTTAAAGAAGTATTCGGTCTTGAAGATATAAATGAATTACCAATAGCATTTAATATTGCATGGTATGAACAAAAAGCAGTAATAGTATTATTATCTCTATTACACTTAGGAGTAAAGAATATTCACTTAGGACCAACTCTTCCTGCATTCCTTTCACCAAATGTAGCTAATGTTTTAGTAGAAAACTTTGGTATAGGTGGAATTACAAATGTTGAAGATGATATGGCAATGTTCTTAAGATAA
- a CDS encoding Crp/Fnr family transcriptional regulator, protein MEDVLNKLKGNEFFQDLSVEEIRDLISNIGYNLRSYKKGEIIANEEDECNSLGFVLEGIVEIQRIYLSGKQIILKRLSNGDVFGEALVFSKKSKYPSTVIAFSDCNILYISRADILKLCTSDERVLGNFMSSLSNKIFMLNSKIKSIAFKSIKHKVINYILEQAKSQKSEIVKLKENKEEIASSLGIPRPSLSRELMNLRDLNYIEFDRNIIKILNIEELEAELFD, encoded by the coding sequence ATGGAAGATGTACTTAATAAATTAAAGGGAAATGAATTTTTTCAAGATTTAAGTGTTGAGGAAATTAGGGATCTTATTTCAAATATTGGATATAATTTAAGATCATATAAAAAGGGAGAAATTATTGCTAATGAAGAAGATGAATGCAATAGTTTAGGTTTTGTTTTAGAGGGGATAGTCGAAATTCAAAGAATATACCTTAGCGGAAAACAAATAATTCTAAAGAGACTAAGTAATGGAGATGTATTTGGTGAGGCATTAGTATTCTCAAAGAAATCAAAATATCCATCTACAGTTATAGCTTTTAGTGACTGTAATATACTTTATATAAGCAGAGCAGACATACTAAAATTATGTACAAGTGATGAAAGAGTATTAGGGAACTTTATGTCTTCATTGAGTAATAAGATATTTATGTTAAATTCAAAGATAAAAAGTATAGCGTTTAAAAGCATCAAACATAAAGTTATAAACTACATATTAGAACAGGCAAAGAGCCAAAAAAGTGAAATAGTTAAACTGAAAGAAAATAAAGAAGAAATTGCATCTTCACTAGGTATTCCTAGACCATCTTTATCAAGAGAATTAATGAATCTTAGAGATCTAAATTATATTGAGTTTGATAGAAATATAATTAAAATTTTAAATATTGAAGAGTTAGAAGCAGAATTATTTGATTAA
- a CDS encoding formate/nitrite transporter family protein, producing MFCEEFNSVIMAAKAKVNLLKTNKLGYFISSMLAGLYVGMGIMLIFTIGGLLGGSGSPATKIVMGVSFGVALSLVIMAGSELFTGNNFIMTAASLRKEVKWTDTINIWIVCFIGNLVGSIIAGYLFYATGLTAGPVGEFIAKTSAAKMSVPFLPLLVRGIFCNILVCLATWCSFKLKSESAKLIMIFWCLFAFITAGFEHSVANMTLLTIGLLNPGAASVSIMGYVYNIGVVTLGNMIGGAVFLALPYYIISKKK from the coding sequence ATGTTTTGTGAAGAATTTAACAGTGTAATTATGGCAGCCAAGGCAAAAGTTAATTTATTAAAGACAAATAAACTAGGATATTTCATAAGTTCAATGCTTGCAGGTCTTTATGTGGGTATGGGAATTATGCTTATATTCACGATAGGAGGATTATTAGGTGGTAGTGGATCACCTGCTACAAAAATAGTCATGGGAGTATCCTTTGGAGTTGCCCTTAGTTTAGTAATTATGGCAGGATCAGAACTTTTTACAGGAAACAACTTTATTATGACAGCTGCTTCTTTAAGAAAAGAAGTAAAGTGGACAGACACTATTAACATATGGATAGTTTGTTTTATAGGAAATTTAGTTGGTTCTATTATTGCAGGATATTTATTTTATGCTACAGGACTTACAGCTGGACCCGTTGGAGAATTTATTGCAAAAACATCAGCAGCTAAAATGAGTGTACCATTTTTACCACTATTAGTACGTGGGATTTTTTGTAATATACTAGTCTGCTTAGCTACATGGTGTAGTTTTAAATTAAAAAGTGAATCAGCTAAGCTTATTATGATATTTTGGTGTTTATTTGCATTTATAACAGCAGGTTTTGAACATAGTGTTGCCAATATGACTCTTTTGACAATAGGATTACTTAATCCGGGAGCTGCAAGTGTAAGCATTATGGGTTATGTGTATAACATAGGTGTAGTAACACTTGGAAATATGATTGGTGGAGCAGTATTTCTAGCACTACCTTATTATATAATTTCAAAAAAGAAGTAA
- the asrC gene encoding sulfite reductase subunit C: protein MDLNTKAIKKNAFRVTKKRGITASRIRVPGGHLDAELLGMIQEISQKYGDGTVHITTRQGFEVPGISFEDMDKVNELLQPIIEKLEINQEIPGKGYTAAGTRNVSACVGNNVCPFANYNTTNFAKKIEKAIFPNDLHFKIALTGCPNDCIKARTHDFGIIGMTEPQYNIDRCVSCMACVKACKKKSVGALEAINYKIVRNKEKCIGCGECANACPTGAWTRSKEKYYKLVLMGRSGKKNPRLAEDFLIWADEQSIIKIILNTYKFVEEYIDKDAPGGKEHIGYIIDRVGFEEYKKWALKDVEFPEKTIIKERIYWSGIHFC from the coding sequence GTGGATTTAAATACAAAGGCAATCAAGAAAAATGCTTTTAGGGTCACTAAAAAAAGAGGGATAACTGCCTCTAGAATTAGAGTTCCTGGGGGGCATTTAGATGCGGAATTATTAGGAATGATACAAGAAATATCACAAAAGTATGGTGATGGAACTGTTCATATAACAACACGTCAAGGTTTTGAAGTACCAGGTATAAGCTTTGAGGATATGGATAAAGTAAATGAATTGTTACAACCAATTATTGAAAAATTAGAAATAAATCAAGAAATACCAGGCAAAGGATATACTGCTGCAGGAACTAGAAATGTATCAGCATGTGTTGGAAACAATGTTTGTCCGTTTGCTAATTATAATACAACTAATTTTGCAAAGAAAATAGAAAAAGCTATTTTCCCAAATGATTTACATTTTAAAATCGCATTAACAGGATGTCCTAATGATTGTATTAAAGCAAGAACACATGACTTTGGGATAATTGGAATGACAGAACCACAATATAATATTGATAGATGTGTAAGTTGCATGGCATGTGTGAAAGCTTGTAAGAAAAAATCAGTAGGAGCACTTGAAGCTATTAACTATAAAATCGTAAGAAATAAAGAAAAATGTATTGGTTGTGGTGAATGTGCAAATGCATGTCCTACAGGAGCATGGACAAGAAGCAAAGAAAAATATTATAAGTTAGTTCTTATGGGAAGATCAGGTAAGAAGAACCCTCGTCTTGCAGAAGATTTCTTAATTTGGGCTGATGAGCAAAGTATAATTAAAATAATATTAAATACTTATAAATTTGTTGAAGAATATATAGACAAAGATGCTCCAGGTGGAAAAGAGCATATTGGTTATATAATTGATAGAGTTGGATTTGAAGAATATAAAAAGTGGGCATTAAAGGATGTAGAATTCCCGGAAAAAACTATCATCAAAGAACGTATTTATTGGAGTGGAATACATTTCTGCTAG
- the asrB gene encoding anaerobic sulfite reductase subunit AsrB: protein MSKNEYIPFLSEIKEVIKHTEIEYTFRMEFNGDVKPGQFFEVSLPKFGEAPISVSGIGEGTVDLTIRRVGKVTNEIFNNYVGDKLFLRGPYGNGFDIENYKGKELIVVAGGTGLSPVRGVVDYFAKNAGEAESFTLIAGFKSPNDVLFKDDIKMWKSNINLILTVDNAEEGYNGNVGMVTKYIPDLLINDINNSAVIVVGPPIMMKFTVAEFLKRGIDENNIWISQERKMCCGIGKCGHCKIDDTYICLDGPVFNYSKGKFLID from the coding sequence ATGAGTAAAAATGAATATATTCCTTTTTTATCAGAAATTAAAGAAGTAATTAAACATACAGAAATAGAATATACTTTTCGAATGGAGTTTAATGGTGATGTAAAACCAGGACAGTTCTTTGAAGTTTCATTACCAAAGTTTGGTGAAGCACCTATTTCAGTAAGTGGTATTGGAGAGGGCACTGTAGACTTAACTATAAGACGTGTTGGAAAAGTAACTAATGAAATATTTAATAATTATGTTGGCGATAAATTATTTCTAAGAGGACCTTATGGTAATGGCTTTGATATTGAAAATTACAAAGGAAAAGAATTAATAGTTGTTGCAGGGGGAACAGGTCTTTCTCCAGTAAGAGGAGTTGTAGATTACTTTGCAAAAAATGCAGGTGAAGCAGAAAGCTTTACTCTAATTGCAGGATTTAAATCTCCTAATGACGTTTTATTCAAAGATGATATTAAAATGTGGAAAAGTAATATAAATCTTATTCTAACTGTTGATAATGCAGAAGAAGGATACAATGGCAATGTTGGAATGGTAACAAAATATATTCCTGATTTACTAATAAATGATATTAATAATTCAGCAGTTATTGTAGTAGGACCTCCTATTATGATGAAGTTTACTGTTGCAGAGTTTTTAAAACGTGGTATAGATGAAAATAATATTTGGATTTCACAAGAAAGAAAAATGTGTTGTGGAATCGGAAAGTGTGGACACTGTAAAATAGATGATACTTATATTTGTTTAGATGGTCCTGTTTTCAATTATTCAAAAGGCAAATTCTTAATAGATTAG
- a CDS encoding MarR family winged helix-turn-helix transcriptional regulator: MNKSKKYESIKLDNQVCFSLYAASREIIKLYKPILDKFNLTYTQYIAMLVLWEDEKSTVKDIGRRLHLDSGTLTPLLKKIEGMGLITRYRDTNDDRVVIIELTEKGRLLKDDILEVPRQIVCKANITTESAIELKRNLDELLKSLE, translated from the coding sequence ATGAATAAATCAAAAAAATATGAAAGTATCAAATTAGACAATCAAGTTTGCTTTTCTTTATATGCAGCATCAAGGGAAATAATAAAATTATATAAACCAATTCTGGATAAATTCAATCTAACATATACACAATATATCGCGATGCTGGTATTATGGGAAGATGAAAAGAGTACGGTTAAGGATATAGGACGAAGATTGCACTTAGATTCTGGTACATTGACGCCACTATTAAAGAAGATTGAAGGAATGGGATTAATAACAAGATATAGAGACACAAATGATGATAGAGTAGTAATTATTGAATTAACTGAAAAAGGAAGACTTCTAAAGGATGACATATTAGAAGTACCACGTCAAATAGTATGTAAAGCTAACATAACAACTGAAAGTGCTATTGAATTAAAAAGAAATTTAGATGAATTATTAAAATCTTTAGAGTAA
- a CDS encoding glutathione peroxidase, which yields MNFYSFSANKMNGQEVKMEEYKGKVVLIVNTASKCGFTPQFEALEDIYKEYKDQGLEILGFPCNQFAKQDPSSNEEINSFCKLNYGVTFTMFEKIDVNGTSAHPLYEFLKNKKRGLFNKEIKWNFTKFLVNKDGEVIGRYSPTTKPSKIKEDIINLLNA from the coding sequence ATGAATTTTTATAGTTTTTCTGCAAATAAAATGAATGGTCAAGAAGTAAAAATGGAAGAATATAAAGGGAAAGTAGTCTTAATAGTAAATACTGCGAGTAAGTGCGGATTTACACCACAATTTGAAGCGTTAGAAGATATTTATAAGGAATATAAAGATCAGGGATTAGAAATATTAGGTTTTCCATGCAATCAGTTTGCCAAACAAGATCCATCTAGCAATGAGGAAATAAATTCGTTTTGCAAATTAAATTATGGAGTTACTTTTACTATGTTTGAGAAAATTGATGTAAATGGAACTAGCGCACATCCGCTATATGAATTCTTGAAAAATAAAAAAAGAGGACTCTTTAATAAGGAGATAAAATGGAATTTTACTAAGTTTTTAGTTAATAAAGATGGAGAAGTTATAGGGCGATATTCTCCAACAACAAAGCCATCAAAAATTAAAGAAGATATTATAAATTTGTTAAATGCTTAA
- the asrA gene encoding anaerobic sulfite reductase subunit AsrA: protein MGYKLSKNDINKVFEDLSKEYVVYAPKLFEGEGSFSDTDRVRYGEIKTIDDIVFDQKAQYSYKEVLLPISQTLFYFTEDSIKETDAPKKGAIIFLRSCDLHAVKRMDDIYLRNGQEDYYYKRIRENAKFILMGCENSFENCFCVSMETNKNDEYNAYLKVNGDNVYVDVKDEELGNLFKVDETLDVKPDFVTENSVKVSITDNLSLDVMKSDMWKEYSARCIACGRCNFVCPTCTCFTMQDVFYTDNGKAGERRRVWASCHVDGYTNMAGGHSFRLDKGQRMRFKVLHKVYDYKKKWGYHMCVGCGRCDDICPEYISFSNCVNKLKDGMKEVADNE from the coding sequence ATGGGATATAAATTAAGCAAAAATGATATTAATAAAGTATTCGAAGATTTATCAAAAGAATATGTAGTATATGCACCAAAATTATTTGAAGGTGAAGGTAGTTTCTCTGATACTGATAGAGTACGTTATGGTGAAATAAAAACAATAGATGATATAGTTTTTGATCAAAAGGCCCAATATTCATATAAGGAAGTATTACTTCCTATATCTCAAACACTTTTCTATTTCACAGAAGATTCCATAAAGGAAACAGATGCTCCTAAAAAAGGTGCTATCATTTTCTTAAGAAGCTGTGACTTACATGCGGTAAAACGTATGGATGACATTTATTTAAGAAATGGACAAGAAGATTATTATTATAAGAGAATAAGAGAAAATGCAAAATTTATTTTAATGGGGTGTGAAAACTCATTTGAAAATTGTTTTTGTGTAAGTATGGAAACAAATAAAAATGATGAATATAATGCATACTTAAAAGTAAATGGAGATAATGTATATGTAGATGTTAAAGATGAGGAGTTAGGAAACCTATTTAAGGTTGATGAAACTTTAGATGTTAAACCAGACTTTGTAACGGAAAATAGTGTAAAGGTTTCGATAACAGATAATCTTTCTTTAGATGTTATGAAATCAGATATGTGGAAAGAGTACAGTGCTCGTTGTATTGCTTGCGGAAGATGTAATTTTGTTTGTCCTACATGTACTTGCTTTACAATGCAGGATGTCTTCTATACTGATAATGGTAAAGCAGGTGAAAGACGAAGAGTATGGGCATCTTGCCATGTAGATGGATATACAAATATGGCTGGAGGACATAGTTTTAGGTTAGATAAAGGACAACGTATGCGTTTTAAAGTGCTGCACAAAGTATATGACTATAAAAAGAAATGGGGATATCATATGTGTGTGGGATGTGGAAGATGTGATGATATCTGCCCAGAATATATATCATTCTCTAACTGTGTGAACAAATTAAAAGATGGTATGAAAGAGGTGGCAGACAATGAGTAA